The Dreissena polymorpha isolate Duluth1 chromosome 10, UMN_Dpol_1.0, whole genome shotgun sequence genome includes a region encoding these proteins:
- the LOC127848962 gene encoding heat shock 70 kDa protein 12A-like, with product MMLHTTKALSRHTIVEDIEGKPYPAMDIFTLAIKYLHGHLLDTFKQRIPDMKETDIQYIITVPAIWDIAAKQFMREAAVKAGIDGERLEMAYESEVAAIWCSWLNYGSASKEMETPSKYMVIDLGGGTADVSIIQKLPANHVKVIHKASGGAWGGIYVDQNFLVYLDNVLGKGVLEELRKCHIQDYFELIREFETKKRSNTFHTSQVCIMRLPFSLMEIARKRNAASGKSIGQSDKLRINQSDVKTLFSEPVSSLIDHIKDFRKLDTVNDINTVLLVGGCSESTYVQQRLRDELPGITLIVPEDAGLAVLKGAVLFGHNPSIVASRVMAHTYGIAVNNYFDEKKHPSELITLYKGKCFAINCFEIYVKVNEEIRVDQEVVRYFKPADRQSHIEVYRTMSDKPEYTIEPGCELLGKLEINSTDSVPLTDQRIEVHFMFGHTELLIKVKNVHTGEETTLALDCLK from the exons ATGATGCTTCACACAACCAAG GCTCTCTCCCGCCATACAATAGTAGAGGACATAGAGGGGAAGCCTTACCCTGCCATGGATATATTCACACTGGCAATCAAATACTTACACGGACATCTGTTAGACACGTTTAAACAAAGAATACCTGATATGAAAGAGACAGACATTCAGTATATTATAACCGTACCAGCAATTTGGGATATAGCTGCAAAACAGTTCATGAGAGAGGCTGCGGTCAAG GCGGGAATCGATGGCGAACGACTGGAAATGGCTTATGAATCAGAGGTTGCAGCGATTTGGTGTTCATGGTTAAACTATGGTAGCGCGAGTAAAGAAATGGAAACACCATCAAAATACATGGTCATAGACCTTGGAG GTGGAACAGCAGATGTCTCCATCATCCAGAAATTACCGGCAAATCATGTTAAAGTGATACATAAGGCTAGTGGTGGTGCTTGGGGTGGAATATATGTGGACCAGAACTTCCTAGTATACTTAGACAACGTTTTAGGAAAAGGCGTTTTGGAAGAATTACGGAAATGTCATATTCAAGACTATTTCGAATTGATCAGGGAGTTCGAAACTAAAAAGAGATCAAACACATTCCATACAAGCCAAGTTTGTATAATGCGGCTTCCGTTTTCATTAATGGAAATTGCCCGAAAGCGAAATGCTGCCAGTGGAAAGAGTATCGGGCAATCAGACAAGTTGCGTATTAATCAATCGGACGTAAAAACTTTATTTTCGGAACCAGTTTCGAGCCTTATCGATCATATAAAAGACTTCAGAAAGCTTGATACTGTAAATGATATAAACACTGTTTTGTTGGTCGGTGGGTGTTCGGAATCAACTTATGTTCAACAGAGGCTCAGAGATGAACTTCCCGGAATCACTCTGATTGTTCCTGAAGATGCAGGGCTTGCGGTTCTTAAAGGAGCGGTGCTGTTTGGACACAATCCATCCATAGTTGCATCACGTGTAATGGCGCATACATACGGCATAGCTGtgaataattattttgatgaGAAGAAACATCCATCTGAGTTAATAACGCTATATAAAGGCAAATGCTTTGCGATTAACTGTTTTGAAATCTATGTAAAAGTGAACGAGGAGATCCGCGTGGACCAGGAGGTAGTTCGTTACTTTAAACCTGCGGACAGACAATCACACATTGAAGTATACAGAACCATGTCAGATAAGCCGGAATACACTATAGAACCCGGTTGTGAGCTGCTTGGTAAATTGGAGATCAATAGCACTGACAGTGTACCGTTAACGGATCAGAGAATCGAAGTGCATTTTATGTTTGGCCACACTGAGCTGCTTATTAAGGTTAAAAATGTGCACACGGGAGAAGAAACGACACTTGCATtagattgtttaaaataa
- the LOC127848496 gene encoding muscarinic acetylcholine receptor M2-like → MGSSSNETLPPMTSADRFEDIKSSEQQRLLPTVIFLSLIIGIGLVGNILVLYVFGTKIKRSNSQIFIFVVAAVDLFSCCIAIPYEITLLMQQFMIQNLWMCKGSRFINALGTCTTSLILVFIAVDRFRKVCRPFQNQITYRMAKVFCTLSVVFGILVALPALFLYGNTTYEIKQQNLEDAVLQSECLIADKMDTSLLKVYNTAMLSGLFLIGIVTMSVLYCLIGFKIRKQSKLVGLMSASGMSNHIMPATGVKNSASIHEQTSHVDVVVRKSNDILMEDSICRPRAENCADFSLVSNGEFSYASYKNEYPIDKYVSYKNTSDKLSVVRESGDDTQVNKISNEIIYIKAEFKPDNTIGTSQKRVSSIDSHNKMASCGLLIDLTDVPQTVQCRKDARARKTTVILFIISFTFILNYLPRVILMATRAMKGEFVEGLSDEGRAVYIFFSRFYFMNCAINPAIYGLCDTRFRKSCADLFSRCCSRKNTFSQ, encoded by the coding sequence ATGGGCAGCTCTAGCAATGAAACACTGCCACCAATGACTTCAGCAGATCGGTTTGAAGATATTAAATCTTCAGAGCAGCAACGACTGCTGCCGACGGTGATTTTCCTTAGTCTGATCATCGGTATTGGACTAGTGGGGAACATCTTGGTCTTGTACGTTTTCGGAACTAAAATAAAACGTTCGAACTCGCAAATCTTCATCTTCGTCGTTGCCGCCGTTGATTTGTTCTCGTGTTGTATCGCGATACCGTACGAGATCACGTTGCTTATGCAGCAGTTCATGATTCAGAACTTGTGGATGTGCAAAGGGTCGAGGTTTATCAACGCGCTCGGCACGTGCACGACTTCTTTAATTTTGGTATTTATCGCTGTGGACCGATTCCGGAAAGTTTGTAGACCGTTCCAAAATCAAATAACGTACCGTATGGCGAAAGTGTTCTGTACATTGTCGGTGGTATTTGGAATCTTAGTGGCGCTTCCAGCGTTATTTTTGTACGGAAATACAACGTATGAGATAAAGCAGCAAAATTTAGAAGATGCGGTGTTACAATCCGAATGTTTAATCGCCGATAAAATGGATACCTCTTTATTAAAAGTTTACAACACAGCAATGTTGAGTGGTTTGTTCCTTATTGGAATTGTGACAATGTCTGTTTTGTATTGTCTAATCGGCTTCAAGATAAGGAAACAATCGAAACTGGTTGGACTTATGTCCGCGAGCGGTATGTCGAATCATATCATGCCAGCGACTGGTGTGAAGAATAGTGCCAGTATCCATGAACAAACATCTCACGTGGACGTCGTTGTTCGTAAAAGCAACGATATATTAATGGAGGATAGTATCTGTAGACCTAGAGCAGAAAATTGCGCTGATTTTTCGTTGGTCAGTAATGGGGAGTTTTCTTATGCAagttataaaaatgaatatcctATCGATAAATATGTGTCTTACAAAAATACATCTGATAAGCTTTCAGTTGTTAGAGAGAGTGGCGATGATACACAGGTTAACAAGATCTCTAACGAAATAATTTATATCAAAGCAGAATTTAAACCTGACAATACAATTGGGACCTCGCAAAAGAGAGTGTCGTCCATAGACAGTCATAATAAAATGGCTTCGTGTGGATTGTTAATCGACCTTACAGATGTACCACAAACAGTTCAGTGTCGTAAGGATGCAAGGGCGAGAAAAACTACTGTGATTTTGTTTATTATCTCTTTTACCTTTATTCTGAATTACCTCCCGCGTGTGATCCTAATGGCAACTCGTGCTATGAAAGGCGAATTCGTTGAAGGGTTAAGCGACGAAGGACGAGCCGTGTACATATTCTTCTCGCGCTTCTATTTTATGAACTGCGCAATTAATCCTGCCATATACGGTCTCTGCGATACCCGCTTTCGCAAGTCCTGTGCAGACCTCTTCAGTAGGTGCTGTTCTCGAAAAAATACGTTCTCGCAATGA